A genomic window from Pseudanabaena yagii GIHE-NHR1 includes:
- a CDS encoding CTP synthase, giving the protein MAKYIFVTGGVVSSIGKGIVAASLGRLLKSRDYSIAILKLDPYINVDPGTMSPFQHGEVFVTEDGAETDLDLGHYERFTDTSMSKLSNVTTGAIYQGVINKERRGDYQGGTVQVIPHITNEIKERIHRVANNGNPDLVIVEIGGTVGDIESLPFIEAIRQFRKDVGRQNVVYMHVTLMPWIASAGEMKTKPTQHSVKELQSVGIQPDILVCRSDRPLPQNIKDKISEFCNVLPECVMTGQDVKSIYEVPLAMEREGLAEQVLRLLGMQQRQPDLRSWQTLVERLYRSEHQLEVAIVGKYVRLTDAYLSVIEALKHGAIALNSNVNLRWVNSEDIETYGAEKFLKDVHAIVVPGGFGHRGVDGKVAAVQYARDHQIPFLGLCLGMQCAVIDWARNIGNLSDANSSEFAPESKNPVIHLLPEQQDVVNLGGTMRLGLYACRLAPNSLVHSLYNESVIYERHRHRYEFNNAYRSLFLESGYVISGTSPDGRLVEAIELPSHPYFIATQFHPEFQSRPSSPHPLFQGLVKAALDLQKQRIASNTESVHLPVLEQNNEQKQEFASVMFS; this is encoded by the coding sequence ATGGCTAAGTATATCTTTGTGACTGGCGGAGTCGTCTCTAGTATTGGGAAGGGCATCGTTGCCGCAAGTTTGGGACGGTTGCTGAAATCAAGGGATTATTCCATAGCAATCCTCAAGCTTGATCCTTATATCAACGTTGACCCTGGTACGATGAGTCCTTTTCAGCATGGGGAGGTGTTTGTCACCGAAGATGGTGCGGAGACAGACCTTGACTTGGGGCATTACGAGCGCTTTACTGATACATCGATGTCCAAGTTGAGTAATGTTACCACAGGCGCAATCTACCAAGGCGTAATCAATAAAGAACGCCGTGGTGATTACCAAGGCGGCACGGTGCAGGTGATTCCACACATTACCAACGAAATTAAAGAGCGCATTCATCGCGTAGCCAATAATGGCAATCCTGATCTCGTCATTGTCGAAATTGGTGGCACGGTTGGTGACATCGAGTCTCTGCCATTTATCGAAGCCATTCGTCAATTTCGTAAGGATGTAGGTCGCCAAAATGTAGTCTATATGCATGTGACCCTGATGCCTTGGATTGCCTCCGCAGGAGAGATGAAAACCAAACCCACCCAACACTCGGTTAAAGAGTTGCAATCCGTCGGTATTCAGCCTGATATTTTAGTTTGCCGTAGCGATCGCCCCTTACCACAAAATATCAAAGACAAGATTTCTGAATTTTGCAACGTTTTGCCTGAGTGTGTGATGACAGGGCAAGATGTCAAAAGCATCTATGAAGTGCCGCTAGCAATGGAGCGTGAAGGCTTGGCAGAGCAAGTATTGCGCCTGTTAGGAATGCAGCAACGCCAACCCGACCTTCGCAGTTGGCAAACCCTTGTTGAGCGTCTATATCGCTCAGAGCATCAGCTAGAAGTAGCGATCGTTGGTAAATATGTCCGCTTGACCGATGCCTATCTCTCGGTGATCGAAGCCCTTAAGCATGGTGCGATCGCTTTGAATAGCAACGTGAATTTGCGCTGGGTGAACTCCGAAGACATCGAAACCTATGGCGCGGAGAAATTCCTCAAAGATGTCCATGCGATCGTTGTCCCTGGGGGCTTTGGACATCGTGGTGTCGATGGTAAAGTGGCGGCTGTGCAATATGCTCGCGATCACCAGATTCCATTTTTAGGACTCTGTTTAGGAATGCAATGTGCGGTGATTGACTGGGCGAGAAATATCGGTAATCTCAGTGATGCCAATAGCTCTGAGTTTGCCCCAGAATCCAAAAATCCCGTCATTCACCTATTGCCAGAGCAGCAAGATGTGGTTAACCTCGGTGGCACAATGCGTTTAGGTCTATATGCCTGTCGCCTTGCCCCTAATAGCCTTGTGCATAGCCTATATAACGAGTCAGTTATTTATGAGCGCCATCGCCATCGTTACGAGTTTAACAATGCCTACCGATCTCTTTTCCTTGAGTCAGGCTATGTGATTAGCGGTACTTCTCCCGATGGACGTTTAGTTGAAGCGATCGAGCTACCTAGTCATCCCTACTTTATTGCCACCCAGTTCCATCCAGAATTCCAATCTCGTCCAAGTAGCCCCCATCCTTTATTCCAAGGTTTGGTCAAAGCTGCTCTAGATCTCCAAAAACAGCGCATTGCCAGTAATACTGAATCCGTTCATCTTCCAGTTTTAGAACAGAATAATGAACAAAAGCAAGAGTTTGCCTCTGTGATGTTTAGCTAA
- a CDS encoding universal stress protein, with protein sequence MFQQILLAVDGSGRSREMLNMLLTLPSIQNSQINVLHVIPNSTNSEGITEYRLAGEKIIEREIKSLRLSSGNSTVSLLKEGEAKDVVCKVAEELKANLLIMGSRGMGRLQAILANSVSQYVFQLSDVPMLLIKDDVYIKTIRSIMVSVDGSVASNHSLDLAIKLASGAKDVEIFLARVVKRKDENTASTDPVLVEASAKLKRLNIPSRSFVGSGDVGKELVRLADESNASILLVGSPDRRPSIARSLPDLDRLLGSSVSDYVRVNATVPVLLTRTIE encoded by the coding sequence ATGTTCCAACAAATTTTATTGGCTGTTGATGGTTCAGGGCGATCGCGCGAAATGCTGAATATGCTGCTAACCCTGCCTAGTATTCAAAATTCGCAAATTAATGTACTGCACGTTATTCCTAACTCTACCAACTCCGAAGGAATTACCGAATACCGTCTTGCAGGTGAAAAGATTATCGAAAGAGAAATTAAAAGCTTGCGCTTGTCTTCAGGCAATAGCACCGTATCACTGCTCAAAGAGGGCGAAGCCAAGGATGTTGTCTGTAAAGTTGCTGAAGAACTCAAAGCCAATCTGCTGATCATGGGATCGCGTGGTATGGGACGCTTACAAGCAATTTTGGCAAATTCCGTCAGTCAATATGTTTTCCAATTGTCTGATGTCCCCATGTTGCTCATTAAGGATGATGTATATATCAAAACCATCCGTAGCATCATGGTTTCCGTTGATGGGTCAGTAGCTTCCAATCACAGTCTCGATCTTGCCATTAAACTAGCTAGTGGCGCTAAGGATGTGGAAATTTTCTTAGCAAGGGTTGTCAAACGTAAGGATGAAAATACTGCAAGCACTGATCCAGTACTAGTTGAAGCTAGTGCCAAACTCAAGCGTTTAAATATTCCATCACGCTCCTTTGTTGGTTCTGGTGATGTGGGCAAAGAACTAGTTAGACTTGCCGATGAGTCTAATGCCAGCATCCTATTGGTTGGCTCACCCGATCGCCGTCCTTCGATCGCTCGCAGTTTACCTGACCTTGATCGCCTACTCGGTAGCTCAGTATCAGATTATGTGCGTGTCAATGCCACTGTTCCTGTATTGCTAACCCGCACGATTGAATAA
- a CDS encoding response regulator transcription factor, whose translation MQRILVIDDDDELRSDVIDILKFKGFITQGAINGKIGLQAVKDFHPDLILCDVDMPDLNGYEVLEALNQDPDFQDITFIFLTGASSMENLRKGMNLGADDYLTKPLQIDDLLKAIATRLKKNETQIHRKVKKLTPEGKTSERIRLTPRQNRIVKLVNQGMSLTEIANSLEVSLDAAEILEDIVIRLNHRLELNTQLDQPQIQEPNQENHHVIHEEKLTPRQLEILRLVANGMTTKEIAETLFISVKTVETHRGQLMERLHIHDLAGLIRYALRIGLINLED comes from the coding sequence ATGCAACGAATTTTAGTTATTGACGACGACGACGAGCTAAGGAGCGATGTCATCGATATTTTAAAATTCAAAGGATTTATCACTCAAGGTGCGATTAACGGAAAGATTGGGTTACAGGCTGTCAAAGACTTTCATCCTGATTTGATTCTCTGTGATGTAGATATGCCTGATTTAAATGGCTACGAAGTCTTGGAAGCATTAAATCAAGATCCAGACTTTCAGGATATAACTTTTATTTTCTTAACTGGAGCATCCAGTATGGAAAATTTGCGTAAGGGAATGAATCTTGGTGCAGATGACTATCTCACCAAGCCTCTACAAATAGATGATTTACTCAAAGCGATCGCCACGAGGCTCAAAAAAAATGAAACTCAGATTCATCGCAAAGTCAAGAAACTGACTCCCGAAGGAAAAACCTCTGAAAGAATCAGACTTACCCCTCGTCAGAACCGCATTGTGAAATTAGTTAATCAAGGAATGTCATTGACTGAAATTGCAAACAGCCTTGAGGTTAGCCTTGATGCTGCGGAGATCTTGGAAGATATTGTAATTAGACTCAATCATCGCCTCGAATTAAATACTCAATTAGACCAGCCACAAATTCAAGAACCAAATCAGGAAAATCATCATGTCATTCATGAGGAAAAGTTAACGCCTCGCCAGCTTGAAATTTTGCGCTTAGTAGCTAATGGTATGACCACCAAAGAAATTGCAGAAACTCTATTTATTAGCGTAAAAACCGTAGAAACCCATCGCGGACAACTCATGGAGCGGTTGCATATTCACGACCTCGCAGGGTTAATTCGTTATGCATTACGCATAGGACTAATTAATCTAGAGGATTGA
- a CDS encoding IS4 family transposase translates to MKEINLFREKLQQHLQWNRARLAFVSMFLIALMRVKTVNLAEIATGFSGYAKVESHYKRLQRFFRDFEVDYEKIALMVVKVMQIPEPWVISIDRTDWEFGKTVFNVLTLGIVHYGIAFPLVWMMLDKKGNSNTRERCELCNRFLEIFGDRKIDFLSADREFVGEDWLDYLLCEPCNRFRIRRKNTLLNDGQKKLRADICFQDLQVGQSKVLSKPRKVWNHWLRIAAMRLDDGDLLIVATTHDPDTAIADYAKRWAIETLFGCFKTRGFCLESTHLQDPERLSKLIALLTLALCWAFSSGLWLAQLNPLKPKKHGRLPKSIFRLGFDFLRHIIFDLHLNSQAFFNSIKFLSCT, encoded by the coding sequence ATGAAAGAGATTAACCTATTCCGAGAAAAGTTGCAGCAACATCTGCAATGGAATAGAGCAAGACTAGCCTTTGTGTCCATGTTCTTGATCGCGCTAATGCGAGTAAAGACAGTAAACCTAGCTGAAATTGCCACAGGATTTAGTGGTTATGCCAAAGTCGAATCACACTATAAGAGGTTACAGAGATTTTTTCGAGACTTTGAAGTGGACTATGAAAAGATCGCACTCATGGTCGTCAAAGTCATGCAAATCCCCGAACCTTGGGTAATTTCTATCGACCGCACCGATTGGGAATTCGGTAAAACCGTGTTTAATGTGCTGACATTGGGAATAGTGCATTACGGTATTGCATTCCCGTTGGTATGGATGATGCTGGACAAAAAAGGTAACTCAAACACCCGTGAGCGCTGTGAATTGTGTAATCGATTTCTGGAAATATTTGGAGACCGCAAAATCGACTTTTTGAGTGCAGACCGAGAGTTTGTCGGTGAGGATTGGTTAGATTACTTGTTGTGTGAACCATGTAACCGTTTTCGTATCCGCCGTAAAAATACTTTGCTCAATGACGGGCAGAAAAAACTGCGTGCCGACATTTGTTTTCAAGACCTCCAAGTTGGTCAGTCCAAAGTATTGTCCAAGCCCAGAAAGGTTTGGAACCATTGGCTTCGTATAGCCGCTATGCGTCTTGATGATGGCGATTTATTAATTGTCGCGACGACTCATGACCCTGATACGGCTATTGCTGACTATGCTAAGCGTTGGGCTATTGAGACTTTATTCGGGTGCTTTAAAACCCGTGGCTTTTGTTTGGAGTCCACTCATCTTCAAGATCCTGAACGTCTTTCCAAACTAATTGCTTTGCTTACTCTGGCTTTATGTTGGGCTTTTTCTTCTGGGCTTTGGTTGGCTCAACTAAATCCCCTCAAGCCTAAAAAACACGGTCGTCTTCCTAAAAGCATTTTTCGCCTTGGTTTTGATTTCCTTCGTCACATCATCTTTGACTTACATCTCAATTCTCAAGCCTTCTTTAACTCCATTAAATTTTTGTCCTGTACTTAG